From the Streptomyces sp. Tu 2975 genome, one window contains:
- a CDS encoding adenylate kinase translates to MRIVLVGPPGAGKGTQAAFLAKNLSIPHISTGDLFRANISQGTELGKQAKAYMDAGNLVPDEVTIGMAKDRMSQQDAVGGFLLDGFPRNVGQAEALDEMLKGEGVQLDAVLDLEVPEDEVVKRIAGRRVCRNNSAHVFHVTYSPAKAEGVCDECGGELYQRDDDSEETVRKRLEVYHTQTEPIIDYYRSQGLVVTISALGKVTDVTARAMEALQVDKAPQA, encoded by the coding sequence ATGCGAATCGTCCTCGTCGGACCGCCCGGTGCCGGGAAAGGGACGCAGGCTGCGTTCCTCGCCAAGAACCTGTCGATCCCGCACATCTCCACGGGCGACCTGTTCCGCGCCAACATCTCCCAGGGCACCGAGCTGGGGAAGCAGGCCAAGGCGTACATGGACGCCGGCAACCTGGTCCCCGACGAGGTGACCATCGGGATGGCCAAGGACCGCATGTCCCAGCAGGACGCCGTGGGCGGCTTCCTGCTCGACGGCTTCCCGCGCAACGTGGGCCAGGCCGAGGCGCTCGACGAGATGCTCAAGGGCGAGGGCGTCCAGCTGGACGCCGTGCTCGACCTGGAGGTCCCCGAGGACGAGGTCGTCAAGCGGATCGCCGGACGTCGTGTGTGCCGCAACAACAGCGCGCACGTCTTCCACGTGACGTACTCCCCGGCCAAGGCCGAGGGCGTCTGCGACGAGTGCGGCGGCGAGCTGTACCAGCGCGACGACGACTCGGAGGAGACGGTCCGCAAGCGGCTCGAGGTCTACCACACGCAGACCGAGCCGATCATCGACTACTACAGGTCGCAGGGCCTGGTGGTCACCATCTCCGCGCTCGGCAAGGTCACCGATGTGACCGCCCGGGCGATGGAGGCCCTCCAGGTGGACAAGGCCCCCCAGGCCTGA
- the rplM gene encoding 50S ribosomal protein L13, whose amino-acid sequence MRTYSPKPGDVTRQWHIIDAQDIVLGRLATTAANLLRGKHKPTYAPHMDMGDFVIIINAEKVHLSGNKKTQKMAYRHSGYPGGLRSVRYDELLAKSPEKAVEKAIKGMIPKNTLGRQMLSKLKIYAGDQHPHAAQQPVPFEITQVAQ is encoded by the coding sequence GTGCGTACGTACAGCCCCAAGCCCGGCGATGTCACGCGCCAGTGGCACATCATCGACGCGCAGGACATCGTCCTGGGCCGTCTGGCGACTACGGCAGCGAACCTCCTCCGGGGCAAGCACAAGCCGACCTATGCCCCGCACATGGACATGGGTGACTTCGTCATCATCATCAACGCCGAGAAGGTCCACCTCTCCGGCAACAAGAAGACTCAGAAGATGGCGTACCGCCACTCCGGTTACCCGGGTGGTCTGCGTTCCGTCCGCTACGACGAGCTTCTTGCCAAGAGCCCGGAAAAGGCTGTGGAGAAGGCCATCAAGGGCATGATCCCCAAGAACACCCTGGGCCGTCAGATGCTCTCGAAGCTGAAGATCTACGCGGGTGACCAGCACCCGCACGCTGCTCAGCAGCCGGTCCCGTTCGAGATCACCCAGGTCGCGCAGTAG
- the map gene encoding type I methionyl aminopeptidase, with the protein MVQIKTPEQIAKMREAGLVVAAIHDATRKAAVPGATTKDLDEVARKVIADRGAKSNFLGYGGFPATICTSVNEVVVHGIPDDKTVLKDGDIISIDCGAIVDGWHGDAAYTAFVGNGHAPELLELSRVTEESMWAGIAAMKNGNRLVDVSRAIETYIRRQPRPATGKYGIIEDYGGHGIGTEMHMDPHLLNYVSRKRGKGPKLVPGFCLAIEPMVSLGTPHTEVLSDDWTVITTDGTWSSHWEHSVALTEEGPLVLTAHDGGKAKLAELGITAAPDPSPRP; encoded by the coding sequence ATGGTGCAGATCAAGACCCCCGAGCAGATCGCGAAGATGCGCGAGGCGGGACTGGTCGTCGCCGCCATCCACGACGCGACCCGCAAGGCCGCGGTGCCCGGCGCCACGACCAAGGACCTCGACGAGGTCGCCCGCAAGGTGATCGCCGACCGCGGCGCGAAGTCGAACTTCCTCGGCTACGGAGGCTTCCCCGCGACGATCTGCACCTCGGTCAACGAGGTCGTCGTCCACGGCATCCCGGACGACAAGACCGTCCTCAAGGACGGCGACATCATCTCCATCGACTGTGGCGCCATCGTCGACGGCTGGCACGGGGACGCCGCCTACACGGCCTTCGTGGGCAACGGCCACGCTCCGGAGCTCCTCGAGCTGTCCCGGGTGACCGAGGAGTCGATGTGGGCCGGCATCGCCGCGATGAAGAACGGCAACCGGCTCGTCGACGTGTCCCGCGCCATCGAGACCTACATCCGCCGCCAGCCTCGCCCGGCGACCGGCAAGTACGGGATCATCGAGGACTACGGCGGCCACGGCATCGGCACCGAGATGCACATGGACCCGCACCTGCTGAACTACGTCTCACGCAAGCGCGGCAAGGGCCCCAAGCTGGTCCCCGGCTTCTGCCTGGCCATCGAGCCGATGGTGTCGCTCGGCACGCCGCACACGGAGGTCCTCTCCGACGACTGGACGGTCATCACCACCGACGGCACCTGGTCCTCCCACTGGGAGCACTCGGTCGCGCTGACGGAGGAGGGTCCGCTGGTCCTGACCGCCCACGACGGCGGCAAGGCGAAACTGGCGGAGCTGGGCATCACGGCGGCACCGGACCCTTCCCCTCGGCCCTGA
- the glmM gene encoding phosphoglucosamine mutase encodes MGRLFGTDGVRGVANADLTAELALGLSVAAAHVLAEAGTFAGHRPTAVVGRDPRASGEFLEAAVVAGLASAGVDVLRVGVLPTPAVAYLTGALGADLGVMLSASHNAMPDNGIKFFARGGHKLADELEDRIEQVYDQHRTGEPWERPTGSGVGRVTDYDEGFDKYVAHLIAVLPNRLDGLKVVLDEAHGAASRVSPEAFARAGAEVVTIGAEPDGLNINDGCGSTHLEMLKAAVVEHGADLGIAHDGDADRCLAVDAQGNEIDGDQILAVLALAMREAGTLRGDTVVATVMSNLGFKLAMEREGVELVQTAVGDRYVLEAMKAHGFGLGGEQSGHVIVLDHATTGDGTLTGLMLAARVAATGRTLADLAGVMERLPQVLVNVPDVDKSRVQTSAELSHAVTEAERELGSTGRVLLRPSGTEPLVRVMVEAADIEQARCVAGRLADVVKSALG; translated from the coding sequence GTGGGACGACTCTTCGGTACGGACGGTGTACGCGGCGTCGCCAACGCGGATCTGACGGCAGAGCTCGCGCTCGGTCTGTCGGTCGCGGCGGCACATGTGCTCGCAGAAGCGGGCACGTTCGCGGGCCATCGCCCGACCGCGGTGGTCGGCCGTGACCCCCGCGCATCCGGAGAGTTCCTGGAGGCCGCCGTCGTGGCCGGCCTGGCGAGCGCGGGCGTCGACGTGCTGCGCGTCGGCGTGCTGCCGACCCCGGCCGTGGCGTACCTCACCGGGGCGCTCGGCGCCGACCTCGGCGTGATGCTCTCCGCGAGCCACAACGCCATGCCGGACAACGGCATCAAGTTCTTCGCACGCGGCGGACACAAGCTCGCGGACGAGCTCGAGGACCGTATCGAGCAGGTCTACGACCAGCACCGGACCGGTGAGCCGTGGGAGCGGCCGACGGGCTCGGGCGTCGGCCGGGTGACGGACTACGACGAGGGCTTCGACAAGTACGTCGCCCACCTCATCGCCGTGCTGCCCAACCGCCTCGACGGACTCAAGGTCGTCCTCGACGAGGCGCACGGGGCCGCCTCCCGCGTCTCGCCCGAGGCGTTCGCGCGGGCCGGCGCGGAGGTCGTCACGATCGGCGCGGAGCCCGACGGCCTCAACATCAACGACGGCTGCGGGTCCACGCACCTGGAGATGCTGAAGGCCGCCGTCGTCGAGCACGGCGCCGACCTCGGCATCGCGCACGACGGTGACGCCGACCGCTGCCTCGCGGTGGACGCGCAGGGCAACGAGATCGACGGGGACCAGATCCTCGCCGTGCTGGCGCTCGCCATGCGCGAGGCGGGAACGCTGCGCGGCGACACCGTGGTCGCCACCGTGATGTCCAACCTGGGCTTCAAGCTGGCGATGGAGCGCGAGGGCGTCGAGCTGGTGCAGACGGCGGTCGGCGACCGTTATGTCCTGGAGGCCATGAAGGCGCACGGCTTCGGCCTCGGCGGCGAGCAGTCCGGCCACGTGATCGTGCTCGACCACGCCACGACCGGCGACGGCACGCTGACCGGTCTGATGCTGGCGGCACGCGTCGCGGCGACGGGCCGGACGCTGGCCGACCTGGCCGGCGTGATGGAGCGCCTGCCGCAGGTCCTCGTGAACGTGCCCGACGTGGACAAGTCCCGGGTGCAGACCTCCGCGGAGCTCTCGCACGCGGTCACCGAGGCCGAGCGCGAGCTCGGCTCCACCGGCCGGGTGCTCCTGCGCCCCTCCGGTACGGAGCCGCTCGTGCGGGTCATGGTCG
- the truA gene encoding tRNA pseudouridine(38-40) synthase TruA, which yields MSDEVEPGYVRVRMDLSYDGKDFSGWAKQAGGRRTVQGEIEDALRTVTRSRTTYELTVAGRTDAGVHARGQVAHVDLPLELWAEHREKLLKRLAGRLSRDVRIWSVAEAPEGFNARFSAIWRRYAYRVTDNPGGVDPLLRGHVLWHDWPLDVAAMNEASAGLVGEHDFAAYCKKRDGATTIRTLQQLSWERDPSGVITATVKADAFCHNMVRSLVGALLFVGDGHRPAEWPAKVLAAGVRDSAVHVVRPHGLTLEEVGYPADELLAARNKEARNRRSLPAASAGCC from the coding sequence GTGAGCGACGAGGTGGAGCCCGGCTACGTACGGGTGCGGATGGATCTTTCGTACGACGGCAAGGACTTCTCCGGCTGGGCGAAGCAGGCCGGCGGCCGGCGAACTGTGCAGGGCGAGATCGAGGACGCCCTGCGCACGGTCACGCGCTCGCGGACGACGTACGAGCTCACCGTCGCCGGACGCACCGACGCCGGGGTGCACGCGCGCGGCCAGGTGGCGCACGTGGATCTGCCCTTGGAGCTGTGGGCGGAGCACCGGGAGAAGCTGCTCAAGCGACTGGCCGGCCGGCTCTCGCGCGATGTGCGGATCTGGAGCGTGGCGGAAGCGCCCGAGGGGTTCAACGCGCGCTTCTCGGCGATATGGCGGCGGTACGCGTACCGGGTGACGGACAACCCCGGTGGGGTCGACCCGCTGCTGCGCGGTCATGTGCTCTGGCACGACTGGCCGTTGGACGTGGCCGCGATGAACGAGGCCTCGGCCGGACTGGTCGGGGAGCACGACTTCGCGGCGTACTGCAAGAAGCGCGACGGTGCGACGACCATCCGCACGCTCCAGCAACTGTCGTGGGAACGCGACCCGTCCGGCGTCATCACCGCGACCGTGAAGGCCGACGCCTTCTGTCACAACATGGTGCGCTCGCTGGTCGGCGCGCTGCTGTTCGTCGGCGACGGTCACCGGCCCGCCGAGTGGCCGGCGAAGGTCCTGGCCGCCGGTGTGCGCGACTCGGCGGTCCACGTCGTACGGCCGCACGGACTCACGCTGGAGGAAGTCGGCTACCCGGCCGACGAGTTGCTCGCCGCGCGGAACAAAGAGGCGCGCAACAGGCGTTCGCTGCCTGCCGCGTCGGCGGGCTGCTGCTGA
- a CDS encoding DNA-directed RNA polymerase subunit alpha, with protein sequence MLIAQRPSLTEEVVDEYRSRFVIEPLEPGFGYTLGNSLRRTLLSSIPGAAVTSIRIDGVLHEFTTVPGVKEDVTDLILNIKQLVVSSEHDEPVVMYLRKQGPGLVTAADIAPPAGVEVHNPDLVLATLNGKGKLEMELTVERGRGYVSAVQNKQVGQEIGRIPVDSIYSPVLKVTYKVEATRVEQRTDFDKLIVDVETKQAMRPRDAMASAGKTLVELFGLARELNIDAEGIDMGPSPTDAALAADLALPIEELELTVRSYNCLKREGIHSVGELVARSEADLLDIRNFGAKSIDEVKAKLAGMGLALKDSPPGFDPTAAADAFGADDDADAGFVETEQY encoded by the coding sequence ATGCTTATCGCTCAGCGTCCCTCGCTGACCGAAGAGGTCGTCGACGAGTACCGCTCGCGGTTCGTGATCGAGCCCCTCGAGCCGGGCTTCGGTTACACCCTCGGCAACTCGCTCCGCCGTACGCTCCTCTCCTCGATCCCGGGTGCGGCCGTCACGTCCATCCGCATCGACGGTGTCCTGCACGAGTTCACCACCGTGCCGGGTGTCAAGGAGGACGTCACCGACCTCATCCTGAACATCAAGCAGCTGGTCGTCTCCTCGGAGCACGACGAGCCGGTCGTGATGTACCTGCGCAAGCAGGGTCCCGGCCTGGTCACCGCTGCTGACATCGCCCCGCCGGCCGGTGTCGAGGTGCACAACCCCGACCTGGTGCTCGCCACGCTGAACGGCAAGGGCAAGCTGGAGATGGAGCTGACCGTCGAGCGCGGTCGCGGCTACGTCTCCGCCGTGCAGAACAAGCAGGTGGGCCAGGAGATCGGCCGTATCCCGGTCGACTCCATCTACTCGCCGGTCCTCAAGGTCACCTACAAGGTCGAGGCGACCCGAGTCGAGCAGCGCACCGACTTCGACAAGCTGATCGTCGACGTCGAGACCAAGCAGGCCATGCGCCCGCGTGACGCCATGGCGTCCGCCGGTAAGACCCTGGTCGAGCTGTTCGGTCTGGCCCGTGAGCTGAACATCGACGCCGAGGGCATCGACATGGGCCCGTCCCCCACGGACGCCGCCCTTGCCGCCGACCTGGCGCTGCCGATCGAGGAGCTCGAGCTCACCGTTCGTTCGTACAACTGCCTCAAGCGTGAGGGCATCCACTCCGTGGGTGAGCTCGTGGCGCGCTCCGAGGCCGACCTGCTCGACATCCGCAACTTCGGTGCGAAGTCGATCGACGAGGTCAAGGCGAAGCTGGCCGGCATGGGCCTGGCCCTCAAGGACAGCCCGCCCGGATTCGACCCGACCGCCGCCGCCGACGCCTTCGGCGCCGACGACGACGCGGACGCGGGCTTCGTCGAGACCGAGCAGTACTGA
- the rpmJ gene encoding 50S ribosomal protein L36 — MKVKPSVKKICDKCKVIRRHGRVMVICDNLRHKQRQG; from the coding sequence ATGAAGGTCAAGCCGAGCGTCAAGAAGATCTGCGACAAGTGCAAGGTGATCCGCCGTCACGGCCGGGTCATGGTCATCTGCGACAACCTGCGCCACAAGCAGCGCCAGGGCTGA
- the rpsI gene encoding 30S ribosomal protein S9, with protein sequence MAETTVETPVEGEETYAEVTTFESDAPVEGEYTTESTASRFGDPQPAAGLGRRKNAIARVRIVPGTGKWKINGRTLEDYFPNKVHQQEVNEPFKVLELDNRYDVIARISGGGVSGQAGALRLGVARALNEADVDNNRGALKKAGFLSRDDRAVERKKAGLKKARKAPQYSKR encoded by the coding sequence GTGGCCGAGACCACTGTTGAGACCCCCGTCGAGGGCGAAGAGACCTACGCGGAGGTCACCACCTTCGAGTCGGACGCCCCGGTCGAGGGTGAGTACACCACCGAGTCCACGGCGTCCCGCTTCGGCGACCCGCAGCCGGCCGCCGGCCTGGGCCGTCGCAAGAACGCCATTGCCCGCGTCCGGATCGTTCCGGGCACCGGCAAGTGGAAGATCAACGGTCGCACCCTCGAGGACTACTTCCCGAACAAGGTGCACCAGCAGGAAGTCAACGAGCCCTTCAAGGTGCTCGAGCTCGACAACCGCTACGACGTCATCGCCCGTATCTCGGGTGGCGGCGTGTCCGGCCAGGCCGGCGCCCTGCGCCTCGGTGTGGCCCGCGCGCTGAACGAGGCCGACGTGGACAACAACCGCGGCGCCCTCAAGAAGGCCGGCTTCCTCTCCCGCGACGACCGTGCGGTCGAGCGCAAGAAGGCCGGTCTCAAGAAGGCCCGTAAGGCCCCGCAGTACAGCAAGCGCTAA
- the rplQ gene encoding 50S ribosomal protein L17, which translates to MPRPTKGARFGGSAAHEKLLLANLAKSLFEHGRITTTEAKARRLRPVAERLITKAKKGDIHNRRLVLQTITDKGIVHTLFTEIAPRYAERPGGYTRITKIGNRRGDNAPMAVIELVEGEIAKKATVAEAEAATKRAVKEDALKKDEAAESKADEAAEAPAEESKDA; encoded by the coding sequence ATGCCGCGTCCCACCAAGGGAGCCCGTTTCGGTGGCAGCGCCGCTCACGAGAAGCTTCTTCTCGCGAACCTGGCGAAGTCGCTGTTCGAGCACGGCCGCATCACCACGACCGAGGCCAAGGCCCGCCGCCTGCGTCCGGTCGCCGAGCGCCTGATCACCAAGGCGAAGAAGGGCGACATCCACAACCGTCGTCTGGTGCTGCAGACGATCACGGACAAGGGCATCGTGCACACGCTCTTCACCGAGATCGCTCCGCGTTACGCCGAGCGTCCGGGTGGCTACACCCGTATCACCAAGATCGGCAACCGCCGTGGCGACAACGCCCCGATGGCCGTGATCGAGCTCGTCGAGGGCGAGATCGCGAAGAAGGCGACCGTGGCCGAGGCCGAGGCCGCCACGAAGCGCGCGGTCAAGGAAGACGCCCTGAAGAAGGACGAGGCCGCCGAGTCCAAGGCCGACGAGGCCGCTGAGGCTCCGGCCGAGGAGTCGAAGGACGCCTGA
- the rpsM gene encoding 30S ribosomal protein S13, which produces MARLEGVDLPRDKRIEVALTYVFGIGRTRSQETLAATGVDPNVRVRDLAEEDLVKIREYVDVNFQTEGDLRRDIQANIRRKVEIGCYQGLRHRRGLPVHGQRTSTNARTRKGPRRAIAGKKKPGKK; this is translated from the coding sequence ATGGCACGCCTTGAAGGCGTTGACCTCCCGCGCGACAAGCGTATTGAGGTCGCCCTCACCTACGTTTTCGGCATCGGGCGCACCCGGTCGCAGGAGACCCTCGCCGCCACCGGTGTCGACCCGAACGTCCGCGTTCGTGACCTGGCCGAAGAGGACCTGGTCAAGATTCGCGAGTACGTGGATGTCAACTTCCAGACGGAAGGTGACCTCCGCCGCGACATCCAGGCCAACATCCGCCGCAAGGTCGAGATCGGCTGCTACCAGGGTCTGCGTCACCGCCGCGGCCTGCCGGTCCACGGTCAGCGCACCAGCACGAACGCTCGTACCCGCAAGGGCCCGCGTCGCGCGATCGCCGGTAAGAAGAAGCCGGGCAAGAAGTAG
- the rpsK gene encoding 30S ribosomal protein S11, with protein sequence MDAPKGRQGAAKKVRRKEKKNVAHGHAHIKSTFNNTIVSITDPSGNVISWASAGHVGFKGSRKSTPFAAQMAAESAARRAQEHGMRKVDVFVKGPGSGRETAIRSLQATGLEVGSIQDVTPTPHNGCRPPSGGASDPRCVTHLGRRRAFGR encoded by the coding sequence ATAGATGCCCCCAAGGGTCGTCAGGGCGCTGCCAAGAAGGTGCGCCGCAAGGAAAAGAAGAACGTCGCTCACGGCCACGCGCACATCAAGAGCACGTTCAACAACACGATCGTGTCCATCACGGACCCGAGCGGCAACGTGATCTCCTGGGCCTCCGCCGGCCACGTCGGCTTCAAGGGCTCGCGCAAGTCCACCCCCTTCGCCGCGCAGATGGCCGCCGAGTCGGCCGCCCGCCGCGCGCAGGAGCACGGCATGCGCAAGGTCGACGTCTTCGTCAAGGGTCCCGGCTCCGGCCGTGAGACCGCGATCCGCTCCCTCCAGGCCACCGGCCTCGAGGTCGGCTCGATCCAGGACGTCACCCCCACGCCGCACAACGGCTGCCGTCCCCCAAGCGGAGGCGCGTCTGATCCCAGGTGCGTGACGCATCTGGGTCGACGTAGGGCTTTCGGGCGGTAG
- the infA gene encoding translation initiation factor IF-1 yields the protein MAKKQGAIEIEGTVIESLPNAMFKVELQNGHKVLAHISGKMRMHYIRILPDDRVVVELSPYDLTRGRIVYRYK from the coding sequence GTGGCCAAGAAGCAAGGTGCCATCGAAATCGAGGGCACCGTGATCGAGTCCCTCCCGAACGCCATGTTCAAGGTGGAGCTCCAGAACGGTCACAAGGTCCTCGCGCACATCTCCGGCAAGATGCGGATGCACTACATCCGTATCCTCCCGGACGACCGGGTCGTCGTGGAGCTCTCCCCGTACGACCTGACGCGTGGCCGGATCGTCTACCGGTACAAGTAG
- the secY gene encoding preprotein translocase subunit SecY, giving the protein MLTAFARAFKTPDLRKKLLFTLAIIVLYRLGSHIPVPGVSYQNVQICVDAATKGNNSLFGLVNMFSGGALLQITIFALGIMPYITASIILQLLTVVIPRLEALKKEGQSGTAKITQYTRYLTVALAVLQGTGLVATARSGALFASCPVGNEIVPDRSIFTTIVMVVTMTAGTAAVMWLGELITDRGIGNGMSILMFISIAAGFPGALWAIKESGKLAQGWIEFGTVILIGFVMVGLVVFVEQAQRRIPVQYAKRMIGRRSYGGTSTYIPLKVNQAGVIPVIFASSLLYIPALVAQFSNSQSGWKTWIEAHFVKGDHPYYIITYFLLIVFFAFFYVAISFNPEEVADNMKKYGGFIPGIRAGRPTAEYLSYVLNRITWPGSLYLGLIALVPTMALAGFGGANQNFPFGGTSILIIVGVGLETVKQIESQLQQRNYEGFLR; this is encoded by the coding sequence GTGCTCACCGCGTTCGCCCGGGCGTTCAAGACGCCCGACCTGCGCAAGAAGCTGCTCTTCACACTGGCCATCATCGTTCTGTACCGACTCGGGTCACACATCCCGGTACCCGGTGTCAGTTATCAGAATGTCCAGATCTGTGTCGACGCGGCCACGAAGGGCAACAACAGCCTGTTCGGGCTGGTGAACATGTTCAGCGGCGGAGCGCTGCTGCAGATCACCATCTTCGCGCTCGGCATCATGCCGTACATCACGGCGAGCATCATCCTGCAGCTGCTGACCGTGGTCATCCCGCGGCTGGAGGCCCTCAAGAAGGAGGGTCAGTCCGGCACGGCGAAGATCACGCAGTACACGCGTTACCTGACGGTGGCGCTCGCGGTGCTGCAGGGCACCGGCCTCGTCGCCACCGCCCGGAGCGGCGCGCTCTTCGCCAGCTGTCCGGTCGGGAACGAGATCGTTCCGGACCGCTCGATCTTCACCACCATCGTGATGGTCGTCACCATGACCGCCGGTACCGCGGCCGTCATGTGGCTCGGCGAGCTCATCACCGACCGCGGCATCGGCAACGGCATGTCGATCCTGATGTTCATCTCGATCGCCGCCGGCTTCCCGGGCGCCCTCTGGGCGATCAAGGAGAGCGGCAAGCTCGCCCAGGGCTGGATCGAGTTCGGCACGGTCATCCTGATCGGCTTCGTGATGGTGGGGCTGGTCGTCTTCGTCGAGCAGGCCCAGCGGCGCATCCCGGTGCAGTACGCGAAGCGGATGATCGGTCGCAGGTCGTACGGCGGTACGTCCACATACATCCCGCTCAAGGTGAACCAGGCGGGTGTGATTCCCGTCATCTTCGCCTCGTCGCTGCTCTACATCCCGGCGCTCGTCGCGCAGTTCTCGAACTCGCAGTCGGGCTGGAAAACCTGGATCGAAGCCCACTTCGTCAAGGGCGATCACCCCTACTACATCATCACGTACTTCCTTCTGATCGTGTTCTTCGCCTTCTTCTATGTGGCGATCTCGTTCAACCCCGAGGAAGTCGCGGACAACATGAAGAAGTATGGTGGCTTCATCCCGGGTATCCGGGCTGGTCGACCTACTGCCGAGTATCTGAGCTACGTGCTCAACAGGATCACTTGGCCGGGCTCGCTGTACCTGGGTCTGATTGCTCTTGTCCCGACGATGGCGTTGGCAGGCTTCGGAGGCGCGAACCAGAACTTCCCGTTCGGCGGGACGAGCATCCTCATCATCGTGGGTGTGGGTCTGGAGACCGTGAAGCAGATCGAGAGCCAGCTCCAGCAGCGCAATTACGAAGGGTTCCTCCGCTGA
- a CDS encoding ATP-binding cassette domain-containing protein gives MGHVEAAHLEYYLPDGRPLLADASFRVGEGAVAALVGANGAGKTTLLRLIAGEIQPHGGSVSVSGGLGVMRQFVGSVRDERTVRDLLVSVAQPRIREAAAAVDSAEHAIMTVDDEAAQMRYAQALSDWAEARGYEAETVWDMCTTAALGMPYEKAQWRQVRTLSGGEQKRLVLEALLRGPDEVLLLDEPDNYLDVPGKRWLEDRLKETRKTVLFVSHDRELLARAAERIVAVEPGPAGSDVWIHGGGFATFHEARRERFARFEELKRRWDEEHARLKALVLRLRQQAANSPDMASRYRAMQTRFKKFEEAGPPPEPPREQDIRMRLRGGRTGVRALTCKGLELSGLMKPFSLEVFYGERVAVLGSNGSGKSHFLRLLAGDASVAHTGEWKLGARVVPGHFAQTHAHPELLGRTLVDILWTEHAKDRGGAMSVLRRYELERQGDQPFEKLSGGQQARFQILLLELAGTTALLLDEPTDNLDLESAEALQEGLEAYDGTVLAVTHDRWFARSFDRYLVFGSDGVVRETPEPVWDERRVERVR, from the coding sequence ATGGGACATGTAGAGGCCGCGCATCTCGAGTACTACCTGCCGGACGGGCGTCCGCTCCTCGCCGACGCCTCGTTCCGGGTCGGCGAGGGCGCGGTGGCGGCGCTGGTGGGGGCCAACGGCGCAGGCAAGACCACGCTGCTGCGGCTGATCGCGGGGGAGATCCAGCCGCACGGCGGTTCGGTGAGCGTCAGCGGCGGACTCGGCGTGATGCGGCAGTTCGTCGGCTCGGTGCGTGACGAGCGCACCGTCCGCGATCTTCTGGTGTCCGTGGCCCAGCCGCGGATCAGGGAGGCGGCGGCCGCGGTGGACTCCGCGGAGCACGCCATCATGACCGTCGACGACGAGGCCGCGCAGATGCGGTACGCGCAGGCGCTGAGCGACTGGGCGGAGGCGCGTGGGTACGAGGCGGAGACCGTCTGGGACATGTGCACCACGGCGGCGCTCGGGATGCCGTACGAGAAGGCGCAGTGGCGCCAGGTGCGGACGCTCTCCGGGGGTGAGCAGAAGCGGCTCGTGCTGGAGGCGCTGCTGCGCGGCCCCGACGAGGTGCTGCTGCTCGACGAGCCGGACAACTATCTGGACGTGCCCGGCAAGCGCTGGCTCGAGGACCGGCTGAAGGAGACCCGTAAGACCGTTCTGTTCGTCTCCCACGACCGGGAGCTGCTGGCCAGGGCCGCGGAGCGGATCGTGGCGGTGGAGCCGGGTCCGGCCGGGTCGGACGTGTGGATCCACGGCGGTGGCTTCGCCACGTTCCACGAGGCGCGGCGGGAGCGCTTCGCGCGCTTCGAGGAGCTGAAGCGGCGCTGGGACGAGGAGCACGCCCGGTTGAAGGCGCTGGTGCTGCGGCTGCGGCAGCAGGCGGCGAACAGCCCTGACATGGCCTCGCGGTACCGGGCGATGCAGACCCGCTTCAAGAAGTTCGAGGAGGCCGGCCCGCCGCCGGAGCCGCCGAGGGAGCAGGACATCAGGATGCGGCTGCGGGGCGGACGCACCGGCGTGCGCGCGCTGACCTGCAAGGGGCTGGAGCTGTCCGGCCTGATGAAGCCCTTCTCGCTGGAGGTCTTCTACGGGGAGCGGGTGGCGGTCCTCGGTTCCAACGGGTCGGGCAAGTCCCACTTCCTGCGGCTGCTTGCGGGCGACGCCTCGGTGGCCCACACAGGGGAGTGGAAACTGGGGGCACGGGTCGTGCCCGGGCACTTCGCCCAGACCCACGCCCATCCCGAGTTGCTGGGCCGCACGCTCGTCGACATCCTGTGGACGGAGCACGCCAAGGACCGGGGCGGGGCGATGTCGGTCCTGAGGCGCTACGAACTGGAGCGCCAGGGCGACCAGCCCTTCGAGAAGCTCTCCGGCGGACAGCAGGCGCGTTTCCAGATCCTGCTGCTGGAGCTCGCGGGGACCACGGCCCTGCTGCTCGACGAGCCGACGGACAACCTGGACCTGGAGTCGGCGGAGGCGCTCCAGGAGGGGCTCGAGGCCTACGACGGCACGGTGCTGGCCGTGACGCACGACCGGTGGTTCGCGCGCTCCTTCGACCGGTATCTGGTCTTCGGCTCGGACGGGGTCGTCCGCGAGACACCGGAGCCGGTGTGGGACGAGCGGCGCGTGGAACGGGTGCGATAG